In a genomic window of Pseudomonas putida:
- a CDS encoding tRNA (adenine(22)-N(1))-methyltransferase encodes MNEQTLSMRLERVAAQVPVGARLADIGSDHGYLPVALMHRGVITAAVAGEVALTPFHAAARTVRENDLERQITVRLANGLDAIESTDGITAISLCGMGGETIRDILESGKARLNGRERLILQPNGGEQPLRQWLMDNGYRILFEEVLRENRFDYEIIVAERAEPVTYTAEELYFGPLQLQARSPAFLDKWQRRLRQKQKTLSHFAKAQQAVPEATVQDIARQIRWINELLTTP; translated from the coding sequence TTGAACGAACAGACATTGTCCATGCGCCTGGAGCGTGTGGCGGCGCAGGTGCCAGTGGGCGCGCGGCTGGCCGATATCGGCTCCGACCACGGTTACCTGCCAGTGGCGCTGATGCACCGTGGCGTGATCACGGCGGCGGTGGCGGGGGAAGTGGCCTTGACGCCGTTCCACGCCGCCGCGCGTACCGTGCGCGAAAACGACCTGGAACGGCAGATCACCGTGCGCCTGGCCAACGGTCTGGATGCCATCGAGTCAACCGACGGCATCACGGCGATCAGCTTGTGCGGAATGGGAGGCGAGACGATCCGCGACATCCTCGAAAGCGGCAAGGCGCGCCTGAACGGCCGGGAGCGGTTGATCCTGCAACCCAACGGCGGCGAGCAGCCGTTGCGCCAATGGCTGATGGACAATGGCTATCGCATCCTCTTTGAAGAAGTGCTGCGGGAAAACCGTTTCGACTACGAAATCATCGTTGCCGAACGCGCGGAACCGGTGACTTACACCGCCGAAGAACTGTACTTCGGGCCACTGCAACTGCAGGCCCGCAGCCCGGCCTTCCTCGACAAGTGGCAGCGCAGGCTGCGCCAGAAACAGAAGACCCTGAGCCACTTCGCCAAGGCGCAACAAGCGGTGCCTGAAGCCACCGTGCAGGACATCGCCCGTCAGATCCGCTGGATCAACGAA
- a CDS encoding winged helix-turn-helix domain-containing protein: MPFAFEDFVLDQDRRELTQRGQVVTVGPQVFDLLLLLVSHHERVISKDDLLKAVWAGRIVSESTITSHINAVRKAIGDTGEEQRLVRTVARKGYRFVAELKDSDTGPLTEERDIGQPAPLASPEPSAEPSPTPSLPDKPSIMVLPFHNLSGDPEQEYFADGMVEDITAALARIRWLFVIARNSSFTYKGRSVDVMGVGQALGVRYVLEGSVRKSGNKVRITGQLIDARSGTHIWAERFEGLLDDIFELQDQIAESVVGAIAPQLERAEIERAKHKPTESLGAYDYYLRGMAKLHSGTREALDLALPLFYKAIELDPEFASAYGMAAWCHFWRKLNGWLTDRDREIAEGVRLARLAVELGRDDAVALTRAGHALAHLAGDVDGGIALLDRARLLNPNLAPAWFLGGILRTLRGDCESAIKDLTHAARLSPLDPEMYRMQVGMALSHFFAGRYDCAAEWAEKALRNLPTLLPVAALLPACHALSGDMGKAAQAMQRLRELDPGLRIARLKDWLPIQRPEDLARFSEGLRLAGLPE; encoded by the coding sequence TTGCCATTCGCGTTTGAAGATTTCGTACTCGATCAGGATCGCCGGGAGCTGACCCAGCGTGGGCAGGTCGTGACCGTCGGGCCGCAGGTCTTTGATCTGTTGTTGCTGCTGGTCAGCCACCACGAGCGGGTGATCAGCAAGGATGACCTGCTCAAGGCGGTGTGGGCCGGGCGCATCGTCTCGGAATCGACCATCACCAGCCACATTAATGCGGTGCGCAAGGCCATCGGCGACACCGGCGAGGAACAGCGCCTGGTGCGCACGGTGGCGCGCAAGGGCTACCGCTTCGTTGCCGAGTTGAAGGACAGCGACACGGGGCCTTTGACCGAGGAACGGGACATCGGCCAGCCCGCGCCGCTCGCTTCCCCAGAGCCTTCTGCAGAACCTTCACCCACACCAAGCCTGCCGGACAAACCGTCCATCATGGTCCTGCCCTTCCACAACCTCAGCGGCGATCCGGAACAGGAGTATTTCGCCGACGGCATGGTGGAGGACATCACCGCTGCCCTCGCGCGCATCCGCTGGCTGTTTGTCATCGCGCGCAATTCCAGCTTCACCTACAAGGGCCGTTCGGTGGACGTCATGGGCGTCGGCCAGGCGCTCGGCGTGCGCTATGTGCTGGAGGGCAGCGTGCGCAAAAGCGGGAACAAGGTGCGCATCACCGGGCAACTGATCGATGCCCGGAGCGGGACGCACATTTGGGCGGAACGCTTTGAAGGGCTGCTCGATGACATTTTCGAACTGCAGGACCAGATCGCCGAAAGCGTGGTGGGCGCCATCGCGCCGCAACTGGAGCGGGCGGAAATCGAACGCGCCAAGCATAAACCGACCGAGAGCCTGGGCGCCTACGACTATTACCTGCGTGGCATGGCCAAGCTTCACAGCGGCACCCGAGAGGCGCTGGATCTGGCACTGCCGCTGTTCTACAAAGCCATCGAGCTGGACCCGGAGTTTGCCTCGGCCTACGGCATGGCTGCCTGGTGCCATTTCTGGCGCAAGTTGAATGGCTGGCTGACCGACCGCGACCGGGAAATTGCCGAAGGCGTGCGGCTGGCGCGGCTGGCGGTGGAGCTGGGGCGGGATGACGCCGTGGCGTTGACTCGCGCAGGGCATGCGCTGGCCCATCTGGCCGGTGATGTCGATGGCGGCATCGCACTGCTCGACCGCGCGCGCCTGCTCAACCCCAACCTGGCCCCGGCCTGGTTCCTCGGCGGTATTCTGCGCACGCTGCGGGGGGATTGCGAATCGGCCATCAAGGATCTGACCCATGCCGCGCGCCTGAGTCCCCTGGACCCGGAGATGTACAGAATGCAGGTGGGCATGGCCCTCTCGCATTTTTTTGCCGGGCGCTACGACTGCGCTGCGGAATGGGCGGAAAAGGCCTTGAGAAATCTCCCGACCCTGCTGCCTGTCGCGGCACTGTTGCCCGCCTGTCATGCCCTCAGTGGCGATATGGGCAAGGCTGCACAGGCGATGCAGCGTTTGCGGGAGCTGGATCCTGGTTTGCGCATCGCCCGGCTCAAGGACTGGCTGCCGATTCAGCGG